A stretch of the Chlorobiota bacterium genome encodes the following:
- a CDS encoding APC family permease, protein MELKLPILVVLNLGLVILFIYLWRKKNLLSSFENGKWYLSWLAVATITLMDELTSIFYAPAEAHELLNHHSMAEYTIFFIAFTSLVVRLLTTRMTEIARILEVKGIKGGGVYSFSYIVMGPIMSFIAVSSIFVDYILTASISTVSAVNNAFSIIPGIDSKIASFGFEFFIVWSVCALNISGIKESAKFTFAIFVAASILLLTLLASGIIDMPIEGWKTMGHGFIEAPKQIIENGFSGILKSMMFVIVGVSSCILAYSGVESVIQTAGLLKSWKEIKKAYLFLGLTVGLVTPLISALVLSNPGIDVSKNSTDLITHFAGYLNGPWFGVAVGALASFTLTMALNTAYVASAELIERVAHRYGFHWIVDLNKRGSLYRVHILNATLYTIVIVITGGSQKMLAEMYAVGLVASFVINMGCLLYYRFKEGTNLTDGDGKVVEAEKYNTSRFGTLMLFLLLLGCLIYLSTTKPVGFGMWAIFTGFCLIIGLKYARKREPEIEQRKLTASPMDAILHLAEYEGDDVHVHFSRPQEELEINHSHAYITFYNPRQNAPVAIGPGHFVISLEQTPLPEAIKEIIELLKYEMTGYNITFHFGWPQSSWFDRMSIGVMVYRLMKLPKEYPNFNFVMEYKKKKI, encoded by the coding sequence ATGGAGTTAAAATTACCAATACTAGTTGTACTAAATTTAGGGCTTGTTATTTTATTTATTTATTTATGGAGAAAAAAGAATTTACTTTCTTCATTTGAAAATGGGAAATGGTATTTGTCTTGGTTAGCAGTTGCCACAATTACTTTAATGGATGAATTGACATCCATTTTCTATGCTCCTGCAGAAGCACATGAGTTGCTTAACCATCATTCAATGGCTGAGTACACGATATTCTTTATTGCTTTTACTTCATTAGTTGTAAGGCTGTTAACTACAAGGATGACAGAGATAGCTAGGATTTTAGAAGTAAAAGGTATAAAAGGTGGAGGGGTTTATTCCTTCAGTTATATTGTTATGGGACCTATAATGTCTTTCATTGCAGTATCATCTATATTTGTAGATTATATACTTACAGCTAGTATTTCTACTGTTTCTGCAGTGAATAATGCTTTTTCAATAATACCAGGAATTGATAGTAAAATTGCATCTTTTGGATTTGAATTTTTTATAGTTTGGTCGGTATGTGCATTAAATATTTCCGGAATTAAAGAGAGTGCTAAATTTACATTTGCAATATTTGTGGCTGCTTCAATTTTACTACTAACCCTTTTAGCAAGTGGTATTATAGATATGCCAATTGAAGGTTGGAAAACAATGGGTCATGGATTTATTGAAGCTCCAAAGCAGATTATTGAGAATGGATTTAGTGGAATTCTTAAAAGTATGATGTTTGTAATTGTTGGTGTTTCTAGTTGTATTCTAGCTTATTCTGGTGTAGAATCTGTTATTCAAACTGCTGGATTATTAAAGTCTTGGAAAGAGATTAAAAAAGCTTACTTATTTTTAGGTTTAACAGTTGGATTAGTTACTCCATTAATTTCTGCTTTAGTATTATCTAATCCTGGTATTGATGTTAGTAAAAATTCAACAGATTTAATAACACATTTTGCTGGTTACTTAAATGGACCATGGTTTGGAGTTGCAGTTGGTGCATTAGCAAGTTTTACATTAACAATGGCTTTGAATACTGCTTACGTAGCTTCCGCTGAGCTAATTGAAAGAGTTGCACATAGATATGGTTTCCATTGGATAGTTGATTTAAATAAACGAGGCTCATTGTATCGAGTACATATACTAAATGCAACTTTATATACGATTGTAATTGTTATAACAGGTGGTTCTCAGAAGATGTTAGCAGAAATGTATGCTGTTGGTTTGGTAGCAAGTTTTGTAATTAATATGGGATGTTTACTTTATTATAGATTTAAAGAGGGAACTAATTTAACTGATGGAGATGGAAAAGTGGTTGAAGCTGAGAAGTATAATACTTCAAGGTTTGGAACTTTAATGTTATTCTTATTGTTGTTAGGTTGTTTGATTTATCTGTCAACAACAAAGCCAGTTGGGTTTGGAATGTGGGCTATTTTCACAGGATTTTGTTTAATAATTGGTTTAAAATATGCTCGTAAAAGAGAACCAGAAATTGAACAAAGAAAATTAACTGCTTCACCAATGGACGCAATTTTACATTTAGCAGAATATGAAGGAGATGATGTTCATGTTCACTTTTCAAGACCACAAGAAGAACTTGAAATTAATCATAGTCATGCTTATATAACATTCTATAATCCAAGGCAGAATGCACCTGTTGCTATTGGTCCTGGTCATTTTGTTATTTCACTAGAACAAACTCCTTTACCTGAAGCGATTAAAGAAATTATTGAATTACTAAAATATGAAATGACTGGTTATAATATAACTTTCCACTTTGGTTGGCCTCAAAGTAGTTGGTTTGATAGAATGTCAATTGGAGTTATGGTTTACAGATTAATGAAGTTACCAAAAGAATATCCTAATTTTAATTTCGTAATGGAATACAAAAAGAAAAAGATATAA
- a CDS encoding acyl-CoA dehydrogenase, whose amino-acid sequence MLNFDLNETQIMIRDTARDFAKNEVEPTSIERDIKGEFAHDAIRKLGELGFLGMMVSPEWGGSGLDTLSYVIAMEEISKIDASVGVVMSVNNSLVCWALETYGTEFQKEKFLKPLASGECIGAYALSEPEAGSDARNQNTMATKNSDGTWTLNGIKNWITNGTTAKYYLVYAQTDKEKAHKGISCFILEKDMPGFTNGIKEDKLGIRSSDTCSLQFQDVIIPAEYMLGDEGRGFNLAMETLNGGRIGIAAQALGIAQGAFEAAVNYSKERKAQGKPLHEFQAIQFKLADMATKISAARALVHQAASLKDKHLPFIKEASMAKLFASKIAVEVTLEAIQVHGGYGYVREYKVERYLRDAKITEIYEGTSEIQHIVIARQLIKESE is encoded by the coding sequence ATGTTAAACTTCGATTTAAATGAAACACAAATAATGATTCGTGATACAGCACGAGATTTTGCAAAAAATGAAGTAGAGCCAACATCAATTGAAAGGGATATAAAAGGTGAATTTGCTCATGATGCAATTAGAAAACTTGGTGAACTTGGATTTTTAGGAATGATGGTTTCTCCTGAATGGGGTGGTTCTGGATTAGATACTTTAAGTTATGTAATTGCAATGGAGGAAATTTCTAAAATTGATGCTTCAGTTGGTGTAGTTATGTCTGTGAATAATTCATTAGTATGTTGGGCACTTGAGACTTACGGAACTGAATTCCAAAAAGAAAAATTTTTAAAACCATTAGCAAGTGGTGAATGCATTGGTGCGTATGCTTTATCTGAGCCTGAGGCTGGTAGTGATGCCAGAAATCAAAATACAATGGCAACAAAAAACTCTGATGGAACTTGGACATTGAATGGAATAAAAAATTGGATAACAAATGGAACAACTGCAAAATATTATTTAGTTTATGCACAAACTGATAAAGAGAAAGCTCATAAGGGAATAAGTTGTTTTATACTTGAAAAAGATATGCCTGGATTCACTAACGGTATTAAAGAAGATAAACTTGGAATTAGATCTAGCGATACTTGCTCTCTTCAATTTCAAGATGTAATAATTCCTGCTGAATATATGTTAGGTGATGAGGGTAGAGGTTTTAACTTAGCAATGGAGACATTAAATGGTGGTAGAATTGGTATTGCTGCTCAGGCTTTAGGAATTGCTCAAGGAGCTTTTGAAGCTGCTGTTAATTATTCTAAAGAACGTAAAGCTCAAGGCAAACCTTTACATGAGTTTCAAGCAATTCAATTTAAATTAGCAGATATGGCTACAAAAATTTCTGCTGCAAGAGCTTTAGTTCATCAAGCTGCAAGTTTGAAAGACAAACATTTACCATTTATTAAGGAAGCTTCTATGGCTAAACTATTTGCATCTAAAATTGCAGTTGAAGTAACTTTAGAAGCTATTCAAGTGCATGGAGGGTATGGATATGTTAGAGAATATAAAGTTGAAAGATATTT